The following coding sequences are from one Anaerolineales bacterium window:
- the proS gene encoding proline--tRNA ligase, whose protein sequence is MPEDRLPSRSENFAEWYNQLVLRAELADYAPVRGCMVVMPYGWALWENIQAALDQRFKATGHVNAAFPMLIPMSFLEKEKAHVEGFSPELAVVTIGGGETLEEPLVIRPTSETIIGHMYAKWIKSYRDLPVLINLWNSVMRWELRTKLFLRTAEFYWQEGHTAHATADEAQAETMQMLDIYADFAENVAAVPVVRGRKSESEKFAGALRSYSIEAMMGDTRALQAGTSHNLGENFARAFEIRYLDAANTLQYCWTTSWGLSTRFIGAIIMVHGDDKGLILPPRLAPHQVVVVPIYKNDEEKAAVMQAIAQLEQQLTGFRLKVDRREGFTPGYKFNDWEMRGVPLRLEIGPKDVAQGVVTLARRDLPGKPGKQTVQLEGADRAVAEHLDAIQIGMFQRALDFRLGHTHQPRSYDEFKQVVEAGWADAWWCGRPDCEASIKQDTKATTRSIPLDQPSGAGVCIRCGEPASERALFARSY, encoded by the coding sequence ATGCCTGAAGACCGCTTGCCTTCACGATCCGAGAACTTCGCCGAGTGGTACAACCAACTGGTGCTGCGGGCCGAACTGGCCGATTACGCCCCGGTGCGGGGGTGTATGGTCGTGATGCCCTACGGTTGGGCGCTGTGGGAGAACATCCAGGCGGCGCTCGATCAGCGCTTCAAAGCGACCGGGCATGTCAACGCCGCCTTCCCGATGCTGATCCCGATGAGCTTCCTGGAGAAGGAGAAAGCGCACGTCGAGGGTTTCTCGCCGGAACTGGCCGTGGTCACCATCGGCGGCGGAGAGACGCTGGAGGAGCCGCTGGTCATCCGCCCGACCTCCGAGACGATCATCGGCCACATGTATGCCAAGTGGATCAAGTCCTATCGCGACCTTCCGGTGCTGATCAACCTGTGGAACAGCGTCATGCGCTGGGAGCTGCGCACCAAACTGTTTCTGCGAACGGCGGAGTTCTACTGGCAGGAGGGGCACACCGCGCATGCCACCGCGGATGAGGCCCAGGCCGAGACGATGCAGATGCTCGACATCTACGCCGACTTCGCCGAGAACGTAGCGGCCGTTCCCGTTGTCCGCGGCCGCAAAAGCGAGAGTGAAAAGTTCGCCGGCGCCCTGCGCTCCTATAGCATCGAGGCCATGATGGGGGACACGCGGGCGCTGCAGGCCGGAACCTCCCACAACCTGGGCGAGAACTTCGCGCGTGCCTTCGAGATCCGCTACTTAGATGCGGCCAACACCCTGCAGTACTGCTGGACGACTTCCTGGGGCCTGTCGACCCGCTTCATCGGCGCCATCATCATGGTGCACGGAGATGACAAGGGATTGATCCTGCCGCCGCGCCTGGCGCCACACCAGGTGGTGGTCGTGCCGATCTACAAGAATGATGAAGAGAAGGCGGCCGTGATGCAGGCCATTGCTCAGCTCGAGCAGCAGCTGACCGGTTTTCGCCTGAAGGTGGACCGGCGGGAGGGTTTCACGCCGGGCTACAAGTTCAACGACTGGGAGATGCGAGGCGTGCCGCTGCGGCTGGAGATCGGCCCGAAGGATGTCGCCCAGGGCGTGGTCACGTTGGCCCGCCGCGACCTGCCTGGCAAGCCAGGGAAGCAAACCGTCCAGCTGGAGGGCGCTGACCGGGCAGTCGCCGAGCACCTCGATGCGATTCAGATAGGCATGTTTCAGCGGGCGTTGGATTTCCGTCTGGGCCACACCCACCAGCCGCGCTCCTACGACGAGTTCAAACAGGTGGTGGAAGCCGGGTGGGCGGATGCCTGGTGGTGCGGTCGGCCGGACTGCGAAGCCTCGATCAAGCAAGA